One window from the genome of Paramisgurnus dabryanus chromosome 20, PD_genome_1.1, whole genome shotgun sequence encodes:
- the tomm20a gene encoding translocase of outer mitochondrial membrane 20 — protein MMGGRSSAIAAGVCGAMFIGYCIYFDRKRRSDPNFKTRLRERRQKQRAAGETSGLGQLPDLKDAGAVQKFFLEEIQLGEELLAQGDFEKGVDHLTNAIAVCGQPQQLLQVLQQTLPAPVFQMLLTKLPSISQRIVSAQSLEEDDVE, from the exons ATGATGGGCGGCAGATCGAGTGCGATTGCCGCGGGCGTCTGCGGCGCGATGTTCATCGGGTATTGTATCTATTTCGACAGAAAACGACGAAGCGATCCGAACTTCAAAACCAGACTGCGCGAAC GTAGGCAAAAGCAAAGAGCTGCTGGAGAAACATCTGGACTTGGCCAG TTACCAGATCTAAAAGATGCCGGAGCCGTGCAGAAGTTTTTCCTTGAAGAGATTCAGTTGGGAGAGGAATTATTGGCGCAGG GAGACTTTGAGAAGGGTGTGGATCACCTGACCAATGCCATTGCTGTGTGCGGTCAACCCCAGCAGCTTCTCCAGGTGCTACAGCAGACGTTGCCAGCACCTGTGTTCCAAATGCTTCTTACAAAGCTACCGTCAATCAGCCAG CGAATAGTAAGTGCTCAAAGCCTAGAAGAGGATGATGTCGAATGA